The Ailuropoda melanoleuca isolate Jingjing chromosome 4, ASM200744v2, whole genome shotgun sequence region GACGGCATGGTGCTCTGGGGCTCCCGATGGAGCTTGGGAGGACGGGCTCACCTGCACGCCTCGTGGCAGTGCTCCTGGGCCCGGGCCAAGGCCTCCAGGAGTACGTGCCACCACGGCAGCAGCACATTCTGGTAAAGAAGCAGGAGCAGCTCCCTCAGAGACTGGAGCAGCTGGGTCAGGGTATCGGGGAGCTGGATCTGCAGTCAAAGCGCAGAGAGTGGAGGGGTTAGAGCGCTGGGAGAATGCATCCTGGCCCCAAGGACTGGCTCCATGTGGAGATGCACCTTCCAGCCCTGGGGAGACCagcccttccctgacctccctgtCTCTGGCTTACCCTCTGGAAGAGGCTGGTGAGGCTGTCACCAAACCACGCAAGGTGGGAGGCACAGTGGGCAGAAAGAAAGCTGACTGTGGCATTGGTGTAGGCCCAGGCCAGCTGCAAACCGGGCCTCACCACGGTCAGCAGGTGGGAGCCCCAGGCTGGCAATGTCTCCTCTAGCCAGCTGTGGGAGAAGacggggagagaaaggaaggctgAGTTTCCTCAGATGGCTCAGCTCCCCAAGAACAGCTGTGGGGCAGGAAGGCCTTAGGAAAGGAAAACTGCAATCATTTCCCACTGATGCTGTCACCACCCTGAACACcaggccctctccctcccccctttctcccctccccaggaggTGCTCACCTGTAGCCCCGCAGGCTGTAGGAGTAGATCATGGCACACGCTTGCTGGCCAGCGGGCAAGAACCCAGATGATCGAAGCAACCGACCAGAAAGGGAAGCTGAGTGAAGGGGAACTCTGGTGAGCTGGGGGGTGAcgggggcagggagtgggagacggACAATGCAGGCCCCAGAGCGGGCCCAGTGAGGGATGGAGCAGAACTCAGAACCACAGCAGAGCTCCAGTCTGTGCCGGAGCACGTTCGCTCCCACTGAGGGATGCGGGCCTGGGGCGCTGAGCCCATTCCTCCTGCTGAGCCCGGTGAACGGGAGGGAGGCAGCCAGGTGGGAGGCAGCCAGGTATGAGGCAGGAAGCCTTGGGTTTGAGGGCCCTCCCGTCTACTTACCGGCTGTGTTCTTAAGCTAATTGCTAAACCTGACCCTCCGTTTCCTCAGGGGTTAAAAAGGAGACAGCACTTACTCAAACAAGACCATAAATACACAGACATTTCTACGTGGGAAAGCAACAGTCCAATCGGAGTTGGTGACGTCGTAGTTGTGGGCGGAAAAGCCTGTCTTCTGTAGCATCAGGGCAAAGCTACACGTGgctctgggccccaccctcacgCCATCTCCCCTGCCTGCCAATTCTTGCTTACCCTGGAAAGAGCTGTGTGACCGGAAGTCGTGGCACAGGAAACCTACGGCAAAGATCAGCACCAACAGGAGTAGCCGTGTCCACGGCAGCCGGTAGCCCCGTGCCTGGTGCAACAGGCCCTACGACGAGAGGGGCGGGGAGCGCCggtcagagggagggggtgggcttTGCCTCCGAAGGAAGAGGGCTAAGCCCTCACATGGCCCCAGAGGCAGCGCGGGCTCTGGAGGTGCTGAGACAGAGGGGCCAGCCAGGTGGGGGTGCGGGAGGGCTGGGCGCTGGCACCTTGCAGGCGGTGTCGCAGGTGATGGCATCCTCCCGGCTGCAGCTGCCCTTCCTTAGCAGCTCCTGGGTGGTAAGCTTGAAGGACTGGATGGTTTCTTGCAAGGACTTCTGCGTCTGTGGGATAAGAAAGTCTGGGTTGAGAGGATAACATTTAGCCTGTAAGGGAGCTCTAAGCCCCCACCCTCCTTCACTGTCCGTGCCAAATGCGCCAGTACAGTGCCTTGTCAGCAAAGGGAGGGCAGCGGTTGAGGGGTACGAACCCAGAACCCAGACGAGGCTCAGCCTGCCATGTCCTCCCAGCTCCTCACCTTCTTGGGAATCTGCTCCCAGGACCTGAGCAGGTGCTCCAGCAGCAGGCTACAGGGAAAGCACAACTCCTTCCAATCAGGGCGCCCACTTGGCCCCTCCCATCCTCCTGTCCCCCATTAGGCCCTGGCTCCTTCACTTCCCTCCCACAGTGAGCAGCTTCCTAGAGGCCACCCCAGCCATGTTCCCACTCAGTTGGAGAGGCACAAACCCGAAGGACAGTGACAAATGTTCCCCTTCTGCTTCTAGGCCAGGGACAGGCTGGGAAGCACAGATTAAGGCTTCTCTGTATGAATCAGAGGtgggcagccccccacccccacctgcctggACTGTGCCAAGTGCTTGGGGTACAGCTGCCTCCAGACACTGGCGCTGAGGGGGTCCACTGTCAGGCACTCGGTCAGGCTGCTCAGGAGCTGCACAGGGGACAGGAGAGACTGCTGGGgtccagggctgctggagggggacagtgccacccaggcaacacACCCACCCCAAGGATGGGGAAATCATGCCAAGACCCCAGAAACCTCTGAGAGGCCACGGGGGAGGCTTCGGCTCCCAAGCTAGAGCCTGACCTCGAGGATCACCCGTGCATCCTTTCAGCTCTGCCCTTGTGAGGGTGGCGCAGGAGTGAGGGGCGGTGCTGAGGAGTGAGCTAAGGGGAGGGCCAGGAAACAGGTTTCGCGAAGGCAGGGCCCCTGTCAGCAGGTGGGGACCTCTGTGGCGGCCTGCCATCATTTCCTCACCTCTTTCTTCATCTCAGGAGGGCAGCTGGGGGTGGCTCtggacaggaaggaggggaagtaCGTGTGCAGGGTGGATTCCGGCTTCGCCCCAAATGCCAGCACCTTTAGTCGGGGGTAGAGCTGACACAGCTGCTCctgcaggctggggtggggatggggaggagagccAGACACAGGCTCTAAATGGAGCGATGTGATGTGTCCCTTTGCCTGCCTGTCTCTGCCCTGTCTGCAGGAGGGGAGTCGCTAAGGGCCTTATAATGGCTTTGAGTCTTTTTAGACTCAGAGACTCCTTGGAAAATCTGTTAGAAGTCATGGATCTTCCCCCAGGAAAATGCCCATATGCCAAACACACTTGAGGGTCCATATAATTTTAGGGGGTTCACCGATTCCTTGAACTTGCAGGTTGAGAATCCCAGATTTAGGGTGGTTGGAGAAGGGACAGGAAATATCCTGCCTGCTCCTGACCTGCTGCTGGGATCCTTCACAGCAGGTGTGCCCCAGGGCAGTCCTACCTGGGTGTCAGGGAGTTGTTGGGCATGTAGGCAAAGTCCAGAAGTGGGAAGAAGTCCTTGGGGCCAATCATGCCAAAGCCCTTGGTGAGGTTGGGGTGCATCCtatgggggaaaggaagaaacagacttgTTGCAGACTACCAGGTAGGCTGTGATCCCAGCTGAGACCAACATCTAGGAAAAAGGGTATGAACTCAGTTCCACCCCCTACCCTTTAATGctttcccccctttccttcctcaccGTCACGTTCTGACTGGTAGGAGCTGGTCCTGGTTTTCCTCATAGCTATGGACACCATCACAGCATCCCATTTTGCTCAGTTACCTTGGCCACCATGGGCCTTCCTGGCTgacaccaccccctgccccctgtcCCGCCAATTACTCACAGGAGCAGCCGATCCAGGTATGCGATGGCGAAGGGAGACAGAGACTTGATGCCCAGCACAGGCAGCATGATCCCTAGCCACACTGAGGAGACAAAGGTCAGGGAGGAAGCCTCATGCCTAGACCCACTGGGGATGTTAAAGAGGAGCTTTCTGCCTCCAAGAccatccctctttcttccccactTCCTGGTTACCTTTCAGTCCTTCAGTGAGGTTGGTAAAACCTGCTTGACCCAGGGCCCACATGATCGTCAGACACTTTGCCGGTCGGCTCTGGTGAGACCTTAGCAGTTCCAGGAACTGAGGAGACCAGTGGGAAAGGCAGGTTGCGACAGGGCAAAGCACCAGGAGCACCCCCAAAGCCAGGCAGGAAGAGATGtcaaaagggagagaagggacaggCCACGGAGCAGTGCAGCACTGGAGTAGCACGGGGTGGTGATCAGAGCATGCGCTCTCGCACCAGGCTGTGGCCACGCATACTTGCTGCTTAACTAGTTCACTAACTAGGCAAGTTACTGAACCCCTCTGTGGCTCAATCTTCGCATCTATAAGACAGGAATAACAGCGGTACCCACCTCATATACATACAAAGCAGACCCAGAGCAAGGACTGGCGGTGTTAGCTACTATTACTGGTCTTACAGGGGCTTCCACTATCCCTTAATTAGGTCCAACAGTGTAGATTCACCCAGCCTCCCCAGTCCTAGCCCCTCTGGTGTCCCCACGGCCACCCTGAGCTCACCTTGCCCAGGTTCATGGTGGCAATCTTGGGCTTGTCTTGGAGAACGGCCTGGATACAGATGCGGTAACCATGCAGTGACTCCCCTGGAGAGACAGGTGTTCTCAGACCTACATACATTACTTGGTATCCCCAACCCGAAATCTCCCTTCTAGCAGCTGTGAGCCCAGAACCCAGAGCCAGCAACTCCtaacttcttcctctctttccaaaAGAGTATTGAGATTAGTACGCTTCTTTGCTGAAACAGAACCACCCAGCCAATCTGGAAGTAGGAAAAAGGGAGCAGTAGGCTCCCAGTATGGGGTGGTGCTATCCCTCAGAGGGGGCCCCCTCTCACCTGGTGTCTTATCCAGCTCTTGAAGCATTGTGAACAGACAGTGGTCAAAAAAGAGCTCCAGAGACCCCGCTGCCTTGGCCAGCAGCCCTCGGATGATCCCACGAAGCTCCCGGCTTACCAGGCTGTAGGGATAATCTGGGGCCGAAAGGCCTCTACATGAGTGCTAGGACCAGAAGCTTCTGCCAGCGCTGAGAGCTCTGCTGCACTCCCCGAGAACAGTGAGTGCACGCAGAGGTCCCTGCACTCGGCTGGCATCCTCCCTGTCCCCACGAGGCCCACTTTCACAGCCGTGATGATATGAGAACAGCTTGAATCACGCACATAAATCAGGACAGTGAGGGGCACTGGGCTCTCTTACTGACCAATGTGCTTACACACAGCCCTTTCAGTATTTTCTTGAACTTGTCTGATTTTGAGGGAGTTCGAAGAACTAACCGTGAGTATGCTGGCTTAGTGTGGGTTCACTTAGAGGTGCTTGGAGCTTGTAGTTGAGATAGCTGGCCAGGTCCTTCAACCACACGGATGGGTTCCCAGAGAACACGCTCTGGCTCTTGTCCAGTTCCTTCTGCAGAGCTGCTATGTCCAGCTGCCAGCGacacagccccccgcccccaccgtgGTGAGTTACAAGTGAGCAGAGGGAAACAGGGTAGAGGTGGGAAAATGGTTGAACTAGGTGAAGGTAGAGGAACGAaggatttctgcttttaaatgttAAGTATGTGGAATGCCACAGTATCGCTGTAGCCAGATGTTTAGATAACACAGCACAGCTTGGACTGCTGATCTCAAGGCCCAATACTCTTAAGCCCTTCACATGTTTGAGGGGACCAGGTGGAAAATGAAAGATCACTGCTTCCATGGGGGCGATGAACCACGGCCGTTTCTCCACTCTCTCCCTGGTATCCCTGAGTCTTCATGGCTGTCCTTGAACTAATCTAGGTTTCCCCATAAACTTATTTCCTTATCTATCTTAAATGCAAACATTCTATCCCTTGGGGTTTCTGCCCTTTTCTGAACGCCTCCTCCCAATCAGTACTGTCCCAAGTTTCACAGGTGCCTCAGTGGCCTTCCCC contains the following coding sequences:
- the TMEM214 gene encoding transmembrane protein 214 isoform X1 produces the protein MAAKAAGGGRWEVVKKGRRPGAGGSGRSGGADRRALGEANGVWKYDLTPPIQTTSTLYERGFERILKRQNKEQVPPPAAEPKKPGSKKQTKKVATLTNQNQKQGRFRSLEEALKALDIAALQKELDKSQSVFSGNPSVWLKDLASYLNYKLQAPLSEPTLSQHTHDYPYSLVSRELRGIIRGLLAKAAGSLELFFDHCLFTMLQELDKTPGESLHGYRICIQAVLQDKPKIATMNLGKFLELLRSHQSRPAKCLTIMWALGQAGFTNLTEGLKVWLGIMLPVLGIKSLSPFAIAYLDRLLLMHPNLTKGFGMIGPKDFFPLLDFAYMPNNSLTPSLQEQLCQLYPRLKVLAFGAKPESTLHTYFPSFLSRATPSCPPEMKKELLSSLTECLTVDPLSASVWRQLYPKHLAQSSLLLEHLLRSWEQIPKKTQKSLQETIQSFKLTTQELLRKGSCSREDAITCDTACKGLLHQARGYRLPWTRLLLLVLIFAVGFLCHDFRSHSSFQASLSGRLLRSSGFLPAGQQACAMIYSYSLRGYSWLEETLPAWGSHLLTVVRPGLQLAWAYTNATVSFLSAHCASHLAWFGDSLTSLFQRIQLPDTLTQLLQSLRELLLLLYQNVLLPWWHVLLEALARAQEHCHEACRGDVTWDCVKTQLSEAAVWVWLRLQDITVAFLDWALAMISQQ
- the TMEM214 gene encoding transmembrane protein 214 isoform X5, with translation MAAKAAGGGRWEVVKKGRRPGAGGSGRSGGADRRALGEANGVWKYDLTPPIQTTSTLYERGFERILKRQNKEQVPPPAAEPKKPGSKKQTKKVATLTNQNQKQGRFRSLEEALKALDIAALQKELDKSQSVFSGNPSVWLKDLASYLNYKLQAPLSEPTLSQHTHDYPYSLVSRELRGIIRGLLAKAAGSLELFFDHCLFTMLQELDKTPGESLHGYRICIQAVLQDKPKIATMNLGKFLELLRSHQSRPAKCLTIMWALGQAGFTNLTEGLKVWLGIMLPVLGIKSLSPFAIAYLDRLLLMHPNLTKGFGMIGPKDFFPLLDFAYMPNNSLTPSLQEQLCQLYPRLKVLAFGAKPESTLHTYFPSFLSRATPSCPPEMKKEPAAGAPAQVLGADSQEDAEVLARNHPVLQAYHPGAAKEGQLQPGGCHHLRHRLQGPVAPGTGLPAAVDTATPVGADLCRRFPVPRLPVTQLFPGFPFWSVASIIWVLARWPASVCHDLLLQPAGLQLARGDIASLGLPPADRGEARFAAGLGLHQCHSQLSFCPLCLPPCVVW
- the TMEM214 gene encoding transmembrane protein 214 isoform X4 produces the protein MAAKAAGGGRWEVVKKGRRPGAGGSGRSGGADRRALGEANGVWKYDLTPPIQTTSTLYERGFERILKRQNKEQVPPPAAEPKKPGSKKQTKKVATLTNQNQKQGRFRSLEEALKALDIAALQKELDKSQSVFSGNPSVWLKDLASYLNYKLQAPLSEPTLSQHTHDYPYSLVSRELRGIIRGLLAKAAGSLELFFDHCLFTMLQELDKTPGESLHGYRICIQAVLQDKPKIATMNLGKFLELLRSHQSRPAKCLTIMWALGQAGFTNLTEGLKVWLGIMLPVLGIKSLSPFAIAYLDRLLLMHPNLTKGFGMIGPKDFFPLLDFAYMPNNSLTPSLQEQLCQLYPRLKVLAFGAKPESTLHTYFPSFLSRATPSCPPEMKKEPAAGAPAQVLGADSQEGEELGGHGRLSLVWVLDAEVLARNHPVLQAYHPGAAKEGQLQPGGCHHLRHRLQGPVAPGTGLPAAVDTATPVGADLCRRFPVPRLPVTQLFPGFPFWSVASIIWVLARWPASVCHDLLLQPAGLQLARGDIASLGLPPADRGEARFAAGLGLHQCHSQLSFCPLCLPPCVVW
- the TMEM214 gene encoding transmembrane protein 214 isoform X2, producing MAAKAAGGGRWEVVKKGRRPGAGGSGRSGGADRRALGEANGVWKYDLTPPIQTTSTLYERGFERILKRQNKEQVPPPAAEPKKPGSKKQTKKVATLTNQNQKQGRFRSLEEALKALDIAALQKELDKSQSVFSGNPSVWLKDLASYLNYKLQAPLSEPTLSQHTHDYPYSLVSRELRGIIRGLLAKAAGSLELFFDHCLFTMLQELDKTPGESLHGYRICIQAVLQDKPKIATMNLGKFLELLRSHQSRPAKCLTIMWALGQAGFTNLTEGLKVWLGIMLPVLGIKSLSPFAIAYLDRLLLMHPNLTKGFGMIGPKDFFPLLDFAYMPNNSLTPSLQEQLCQLYPRLKVLAFGAKPESTLHTYFPSFLSRATPSCPPEMKKELLSSLTECLTVDPLSASVWRQLYPKHLAQSRQPAAGAPAQVLGADSQEGEELGGHGRLSLVWVLDAEVLARNHPVLQAYHPGAAKEGQLQPGGCHHLRHRLQGPVAPGTGLPAAVDTATPVGADLCRRFPVPRLPVTQLFPGFPFWSVASIIWVLARWPASVCHDLLLQPAGLQLARGDIASLGLPPADRGEARFAAGLGLHQCHSQLSFCPLCLPPCVVW
- the TMEM214 gene encoding transmembrane protein 214 isoform X3, producing MAAKAAGGGRWEVVKKGRRPGAGGSGRSGGADRRALGEANGVWKYDLTPPIQTTSTLYERGFERILKRQNKEQVPPPAAEPKKPGSKKQTKKVATLTNQNQKQGRFRSLEEALKALDIAALQKELDKSQSVFSGNPSVWLKDLASYLNYKLQAPLSEPTLSQHTHDYPYSLVSRELRGIIRGLLAKAAGSLELFFDHCLFTMLQELDKTPGESLHGYRICIQAVLQDKPKIATMNLGKFLELLRSHQSRPAKCLTIMWALGQAGFTNLTEGLKVWLGIMLPVLGIKSLSPFAIAYLDRLLLMHPNLTKGFGMIGPKDFFPLLDFAYMPNNSLTPSLQEQLCQLYPRLKVLAFGAKPESTLHTYFPSFLSRATPSCPPEMKKELLSSLTECLTVDPLSASVWRQLYPKHLAQSRQPAAGAPAQVLGADSQEDAEVLARNHPVLQAYHPGAAKEGQLQPGGCHHLRHRLQGPVAPGTGLPAAVDTATPVGADLCRRFPVPRLPVTQLFPGFPFWSVASIIWVLARWPASVCHDLLLQPAGLQLARGDIASLGLPPADRGEARFAAGLGLHQCHSQLSFCPLCLPPCVVW